One genomic window of Xanthobacter dioxanivorans includes the following:
- a CDS encoding VOC family protein: MRFLHTMVRVTDIDQSLDFYCNKLGLREIRRKEVPQGRYTLVFLAAPGQEDVAKIELTYNWDKEPYGEGRNFGHLAFEVEDIYGTCERLMASGVTINRPPRDGYMAFVRSPDNVSVELLQKGGPKAPAEPWASMPNTGKW; this comes from the coding sequence ATGCGCTTTCTGCACACCATGGTCCGCGTGACCGACATCGACCAGTCGCTGGACTTCTACTGCAATAAGCTGGGGCTCAGGGAGATCCGCCGCAAGGAGGTGCCGCAAGGGCGCTACACCCTCGTCTTCCTCGCCGCACCCGGCCAGGAGGACGTGGCCAAGATCGAGCTCACCTACAACTGGGACAAGGAGCCCTACGGCGAAGGCCGCAATTTCGGTCATCTCGCCTTCGAGGTGGAGGACATCTACGGCACCTGCGAGCGGCTGATGGCCTCGGGCGTCACCATCAACCGGCCACCGCGCGACGGCTACATGGCCTTCGTGCGTTCGCCGGATAACGTTTCCGTCGAACTGCTGCAGAAGGGCGGCCCCAAGGCTCCCGCCGAGCCTTGGGCCTCCATGCCGAACACCGGCAAGTGGTGA
- a CDS encoding ribonuclease H family protein gives MTAVPNRPLIVYADGSAIDNPGPGGWAAVIVREDGSARPLTGGEDHTTNNRMELTAALEALKALPADVPAVLHLDSDYVVKGATVWRKGWERRGWKGSSGKAVANRDLWEALYAAADARPHATFKWVRGHAGDKLNETVDRLARAEAEKRKLLVRARWSPDNPAPFGRTWEAV, from the coding sequence TTGACGGCCGTTCCGAACCGACCCCTCATCGTCTATGCGGACGGCTCCGCCATCGACAATCCCGGCCCCGGTGGCTGGGCCGCTGTCATCGTGAGGGAGGACGGCAGCGCTCGTCCCCTGACGGGAGGCGAAGACCACACCACCAACAACCGGATGGAATTGACGGCCGCCCTTGAGGCGCTGAAGGCGCTGCCTGCCGACGTTCCTGCCGTGCTGCACCTCGACAGCGACTATGTCGTGAAGGGCGCCACCGTCTGGCGCAAAGGCTGGGAGCGAAGGGGCTGGAAAGGCTCCTCCGGCAAGGCAGTAGCCAACCGCGACCTCTGGGAAGCCCTCTACGCAGCCGCCGACGCCCGCCCCCATGCCACTTTCAAGTGGGTCCGGGGCCACGCCGGAGACAAGCTGAACGAGACCGTGGACCGACTGGCACGGGCTGAAGCTGAGAAGCGGAAGCTGTTGGTCCGGGCGCGGTGGTCCCCCGACAATCCCGCTCCCTTCGGGCGGACGTGGGAGGCGGTCTGA
- a CDS encoding DUF488 domain-containing protein produces the protein MMQVVYTVGYEGTTINAFIAVLKSVGVTMLADVRAVPISRKKGFSKNALRQHLEEAGIAYRHFVELGDPKEGREAARRGEMDEFRAVYSRHLKTEGAISALANLEGCCATDVVCMMCFERDPQGCHRTIIAGELAAEGLATFDLYADDPQRYVRNSPNFPRCHNHQGLAAAE, from the coding sequence ATGATGCAGGTGGTCTATACGGTCGGCTATGAGGGCACGACGATCAACGCATTCATCGCGGTCCTGAAGTCCGTTGGCGTCACCATGCTGGCTGACGTCCGCGCCGTTCCAATTTCCCGCAAGAAGGGCTTCTCTAAAAACGCTTTGAGGCAGCACCTAGAAGAGGCCGGCATCGCGTACCGCCACTTTGTCGAACTTGGGGATCCCAAGGAGGGGCGAGAAGCCGCCCGCCGCGGTGAGATGGACGAGTTCCGCGCCGTCTACAGTCGCCACCTGAAAACTGAAGGAGCGATTTCAGCACTCGCGAACCTCGAAGGTTGCTGCGCCACTGATGTGGTCTGCATGATGTGCTTCGAGCGAGACCCGCAAGGCTGTCACCGGACCATTATCGCTGGGGAATTGGCGGCAGAGGGGCTTGCAACCTTCGATCTGTATGCGGATGATCCACAACGGTATGTCCGCAACTCTCCCAATTTCCCGCGCTGTCATAATCATCAAGGCCTTGCCGCGGCCGAGTAG
- a CDS encoding SIR2 family NAD-dependent protein deacylase — protein sequence MLFDTDLKGARARLSELLDEAEGAVAFTGAGISTECGIPDFRSPGGLWTQNKPIPFDVFRAHKAARNEAWRRKFAMEEAFAFARPGRGHRALARLLARRRLAGIITQNIDGLHQASGVPDEALVELHGNGTYATCLDCGARYELGWVKAHFDAAGGVAPDCPECGGPVKAATISFGQAMPEREMMRAEMLTLRADLFIVIGSSLVVFPAAGFPLKAKHNGARLVILNREPTEFDDLADLVVRTEIGEVLSPFAQDG from the coding sequence ATGCTGTTCGACACGGATCTCAAGGGGGCGAGGGCGCGGCTCTCGGAATTGCTCGACGAGGCGGAGGGCGCCGTCGCCTTCACCGGCGCCGGCATCTCCACCGAATGCGGCATTCCCGATTTCCGCTCTCCCGGCGGCCTGTGGACGCAGAACAAGCCCATCCCCTTCGATGTGTTCCGCGCCCACAAGGCGGCCCGAAACGAAGCCTGGCGGCGCAAGTTCGCCATGGAGGAGGCCTTTGCCTTCGCCCGCCCCGGCCGGGGCCACCGGGCCCTGGCGCGGCTGCTCGCGCGCCGTCGTCTCGCCGGTATCATCACCCAGAACATCGACGGCCTGCACCAGGCCTCCGGCGTGCCGGACGAGGCGCTGGTGGAACTGCACGGCAACGGCACCTACGCCACCTGCCTCGATTGTGGCGCGCGCTACGAGCTCGGCTGGGTGAAGGCGCATTTTGATGCCGCCGGCGGCGTCGCCCCCGACTGTCCGGAATGCGGCGGGCCGGTAAAGGCGGCGACGATCTCCTTCGGCCAGGCCATGCCGGAGCGGGAGATGATGCGGGCGGAAATGCTCACGCTTCGCGCCGACCTGTTCATCGTCATCGGCTCGTCGCTGGTGGTGTTCCCAGCCGCCGGCTTCCCGCTCAAGGCCAAGCACAACGGCGCGCGGCTCGTCATTCTCAACCGGGAGCCGACCGAGTTCGACGACCTCGCCGACCTCGTGGTGCGCACCGAGATCGGCGAGGTCCTGTCCCCTTTCGCGCAGGACGGGTAA
- a CDS encoding recombinase family protein, translating into MSRKTVRRVALYLRVSTSEQTTENQRRELQAVAEKAGWEVVAVFEDAGVSGAKGRDQRPGYDAMLKAVTRREVDMVAAWSVDRLGRSMADLVAFLGELHARGADLYLHQQALDTSTPSGRAMFQMMGVFAEYERAMIRERVNAGLARAKAEGKKLGRPTVGADTEARIKELRAQGMGMLKVAKTLGVGVSAVQRVVGAAG; encoded by the coding sequence GTGTCCCGCAAGACCGTTCGTCGCGTCGCCCTCTATCTGCGCGTCTCCACCTCCGAACAGACCACCGAGAACCAGCGGCGCGAGCTTCAGGCCGTGGCGGAGAAGGCCGGCTGGGAAGTGGTGGCCGTGTTCGAGGATGCCGGCGTCTCCGGCGCCAAGGGCCGCGACCAGCGCCCCGGCTACGACGCGATGCTGAAAGCCGTGACCCGGCGCGAGGTGGACATGGTGGCCGCGTGGTCGGTGGATCGGCTCGGCCGTTCGATGGCGGACCTCGTGGCCTTCCTCGGCGAGCTTCACGCCCGTGGCGCCGACCTCTACCTGCACCAGCAAGCCCTGGACACCTCGACGCCCTCCGGCCGGGCCATGTTCCAGATGATGGGCGTGTTCGCCGAATACGAACGGGCCATGATCCGGGAGCGCGTGAACGCCGGGCTCGCGCGGGCGAAAGCGGAGGGGAAGAAGCTGGGGCGGCCCACGGTGGGCGCAGACACCGAGGCACGGATCAAGGAGCTTCGGGCGCAGGGCATGGGGATGTTGAAGGTGGCGAAGACGCTGGGGGTGGGCGTGTCGGCGGTGCAACGGGTGGTGGGGGCTGCCGGGTGA
- a CDS encoding cold-shock protein, which yields MGSDSLGLGPLTAGPTDEGNDDPIGLVEVSGSIKWYDASKGYGFIVPDDGGPDVLVHVTCLRRDGFQTAIEGARVVCEAVQRAKGRQAFRVLSLDLSTAVHAPPQPPRTRVAVEPTSGFERATVKWFNRLRGFGFLTQGDGTPDIFVHMETLRRHGLTELRPGQSVLVRYGDGAKGLMAAEVKADAGTGGNH from the coding sequence ATGGGGTCTGACTCACTGGGGCTGGGGCCACTGACCGCCGGCCCGACGGATGAGGGGAACGACGATCCCATCGGGCTCGTCGAGGTCTCCGGATCCATAAAATGGTATGACGCCTCCAAGGGCTATGGTTTCATCGTACCAGACGATGGCGGCCCCGACGTGCTGGTCCATGTCACCTGCCTGCGCCGCGACGGCTTCCAGACCGCCATCGAAGGCGCCCGCGTGGTGTGCGAGGCGGTGCAGCGCGCCAAGGGACGCCAGGCGTTCCGGGTGCTTTCCCTCGATTTGTCCACCGCCGTGCATGCCCCGCCCCAGCCCCCGCGCACCCGCGTGGCGGTGGAGCCGACGAGCGGCTTCGAGCGGGCCACGGTGAAGTGGTTCAACCGGCTGCGCGGCTTCGGCTTCCTGACCCAGGGGGACGGCACTCCCGACATTTTCGTGCACATGGAGACGCTGCGCCGCCACGGCCTTACCGAACTCAGGCCCGGCCAGTCCGTGCTGGTGCGCTACGGCGACGGCGCCAAGGGGCTGATGGCGGCCGAGGTCAAGGCCGATGCCGGAACCGGCGGGAATCACTGA